Proteins from a single region of Catenulispora acidiphila DSM 44928:
- a CDS encoding Ig-like domain-containing protein codes for MFSNRFARYAATAVAAATAVGVMTVLSAATASAAASGTITFSPGSGADTSVFNVETSGVCPANDTYIDATISGGGFPANAVAINKEPVSVLTATQTGYEIAISNNLRQLATNYAVTKLDPNASGQTPYTIDVQCIPALGNTVGADFAGQLTFTSETAWSSASSTPTTTTLGLAPTSPVSFGSQVTLTATVNPAAAGSVTFFDGATALNATPVAVANGTASYQTSSLAVGAHTITAAFTSTDANFANSTSAASTYTVGQAGPVATTTSLVSTPGSAQVAGGNVDLTASVQPATAAGSVTFMDGATSLGTVAVSNGSAVFNTTALALGSHSLTASFVPTNTTAYGSSASPAVPFTVTKYVPPTATETITTTVDAGSLNISVPTGQVSLPDPALNSNGTLFTTSGSLETVTVTDNRAGNPGWTASGLATAFAQTGGSVQISAENLGWTPGTPTGSAGQTLTTGPSVAPANGVAASDNGALGLSQSRTLVSAASGAGLGTAKIGATLALNVPTTTTAGTYQSTLTLTVI; via the coding sequence TTGTTCAGCAACAGGTTCGCCCGCTACGCGGCGACCGCGGTTGCCGCCGCCACGGCGGTCGGTGTGATGACGGTGCTCAGCGCCGCCACCGCGTCGGCGGCCGCCTCCGGCACCATCACGTTCTCGCCGGGCTCCGGCGCGGACACCTCGGTGTTCAACGTCGAGACCTCGGGCGTGTGCCCGGCGAACGACACCTACATCGACGCCACCATCTCCGGCGGCGGCTTCCCGGCCAACGCCGTCGCCATCAACAAGGAGCCGGTCTCCGTGCTCACGGCGACGCAGACCGGCTACGAGATCGCCATCTCCAACAACCTGCGGCAGCTGGCGACCAACTACGCGGTCACCAAGCTGGACCCGAACGCCTCGGGTCAGACCCCGTACACGATCGACGTCCAGTGCATCCCGGCGCTGGGCAACACCGTGGGCGCGGACTTCGCCGGCCAGCTGACGTTCACCAGCGAGACCGCGTGGAGCTCGGCGTCCAGCACGCCGACCACCACCACGCTGGGTCTGGCGCCGACCAGCCCGGTGTCCTTCGGTTCCCAGGTCACGCTGACCGCGACGGTCAACCCGGCCGCTGCCGGCTCGGTCACGTTCTTCGACGGCGCGACCGCGCTCAACGCCACCCCGGTCGCGGTGGCCAACGGCACGGCGAGCTACCAGACCAGCTCGCTGGCGGTCGGGGCGCACACGATCACCGCCGCGTTCACTTCCACCGACGCGAACTTCGCCAACTCGACCTCGGCGGCGTCTACCTACACCGTCGGCCAGGCCGGTCCGGTGGCCACCACCACCTCGCTGGTGAGCACCCCGGGTTCGGCGCAGGTGGCCGGCGGCAACGTCGACCTGACCGCGAGCGTGCAGCCGGCGACCGCCGCCGGTTCGGTCACGTTCATGGACGGCGCGACGTCTCTGGGCACGGTCGCGGTGAGCAACGGCTCCGCGGTGTTCAACACGACCGCCCTGGCGCTGGGCTCGCACAGCCTCACGGCGTCGTTCGTTCCCACCAACACGACCGCGTACGGTTCCTCCGCCTCGCCGGCGGTCCCGTTCACGGTCACCAAGTACGTCCCGCCGACCGCGACGGAGACCATCACCACCACGGTCGACGCCGGCTCGCTGAACATCAGCGTGCCGACCGGCCAGGTCTCCCTGCCGGACCCGGCGCTGAACAGCAACGGCACCCTGTTCACCACCTCCGGCTCGCTGGAGACGGTGACCGTCACCGACAACCGCGCGGGCAACCCCGGCTGGACCGCCTCGGGCCTGGCCACGGCGTTCGCGCAGACCGGCGGCAGCGTCCAGATCAGCGCGGAGAACCTGGGGTGGACCCCCGGCACGCCGACCGGCTCGGCGGGGCAGACCCTGACCACCGGCCCGTCCGTCGCCCCGGCGAACGGTGTCGCGGCCTCCGACAACGGCGCGCTGGGCCTGTCGCAGTCCCGGACCCTGGTCTCCGCCGCCTCCGGCGCGGGCCTGGGCACCGCCAAGATCGGCGCGACGCTGGCGCTGAACGTCCCGACCACGACCACGGCCGGTACGTATCAGAGCACGCTCACGCTGACCGTCATCTGA
- the pstB gene encoding phosphate ABC transporter ATP-binding protein PstB, whose protein sequence is MTDSDLSHAGAVAVDDRPDAAGPHLPGTLEARAVSAWFGDRKVLDRVSLTMPGGQVTALIGPSGCGKSTFLRILNRMHELVASAALAGEVLLDGGDIYDPRVRLTEARARIGMVFQKPNPFPGMSIYDNVTAGLKLTGTRRSRSEQDDIVESCLTRAGLWNEVSDRLKQPGGALSGGQQQRLCIARSLAVRPEVLLMDEPCSALDPTSTNRIEETIRELASDVTIVIVTHNMQQASRVSDRCAFFLASAGTPGRIVEHGQTRAMFSSPQDQRTSDYVNGRFG, encoded by the coding sequence ATGACTGACAGCGATCTGAGCCACGCCGGTGCGGTGGCTGTTGACGACCGCCCCGACGCCGCCGGTCCGCACCTGCCCGGCACCCTGGAAGCCCGCGCCGTCTCGGCCTGGTTCGGCGACCGGAAGGTCCTCGACCGCGTCTCGCTGACCATGCCCGGCGGCCAGGTCACGGCACTGATCGGGCCCTCGGGCTGCGGCAAGTCGACGTTCCTGCGCATCCTGAACCGGATGCACGAGCTCGTCGCGTCGGCGGCGCTGGCCGGCGAGGTCCTGCTGGACGGCGGCGACATCTACGACCCGCGGGTCCGTCTCACCGAGGCCAGGGCGCGGATCGGCATGGTCTTCCAGAAGCCGAATCCCTTCCCCGGCATGTCGATCTACGACAACGTCACCGCCGGCTTGAAGCTCACCGGGACCCGCCGCAGCCGGTCGGAGCAGGACGACATCGTCGAGTCCTGCCTCACGCGCGCGGGTCTGTGGAACGAGGTGTCCGACCGCCTCAAGCAGCCCGGCGGCGCGCTCTCGGGCGGTCAGCAGCAGCGGCTGTGCATCGCGCGTTCGCTCGCGGTGCGCCCGGAAGTGCTGCTGATGGACGAGCCGTGCTCGGCCCTGGACCCGACATCGACCAACCGGATCGAGGAGACCATCCGCGAACTCGCCTCCGACGTCACGATCGTCATCGTGACCCACAACATGCAGCAGGCGTCCCGCGTCTCCGACCGCTGCGCCTTCTTCCTGGCTTCGGCGGGCACTCCGGGACGCATCGTGGAGCACGGGCAGACGAGGGCGATGTTCAGCTCGCCGCAGGACCAGCGGACGTCGGACTACGTCAACGGACGATTCGGCTGA
- a CDS encoding WxL protein peptidoglycan domain-containing protein produces MPRLRSLIKVLAATAVAGVLLTSPASAGTPPRTDPAPAPAPTAGAATFGIQPATATARDKTRDSFTYQATPGAKKTDYVAVSNYSTSPLTLRIYATDAYNTADGGFTVLPLATKPRDVGLWVSFPTTGVTLAAKSSKILPFTLTVPADAKPGDHVGGIMLSLTTQAADAKGGQIAVESRVGTRLQVRVPGTLKAQLTVSHISTSYHASSNPFGGGTMTVSYTVANTGNVRLSGTQKVHVTSLFGGSKPSLPLANVKELLPGDQERVTATVKSVLPSFSSTAHISVVPTPVVGDIDPVLAAVDESASVATIPWPMILLLLALGAFGGVWVWRRRVRVRVRKQQAAKAKAKAAKTAPAKKTAVPATAAATATAGAASKAESGKAEDV; encoded by the coding sequence ATGCCCCGTCTCCGTTCCCTGATCAAGGTGCTGGCTGCCACGGCCGTGGCCGGTGTGCTCCTGACGAGCCCGGCGTCGGCCGGGACCCCGCCGAGGACCGATCCGGCGCCCGCGCCCGCGCCGACCGCCGGCGCGGCGACCTTCGGCATCCAGCCGGCCACCGCCACCGCGCGCGACAAGACCCGCGACTCCTTCACCTACCAGGCGACGCCGGGCGCGAAGAAGACCGACTACGTCGCGGTCTCCAACTACAGCACCAGCCCGCTGACCCTGCGCATCTACGCGACCGACGCCTATAACACCGCGGACGGCGGCTTCACGGTCCTGCCACTGGCGACCAAGCCGCGCGACGTCGGCCTGTGGGTGTCCTTCCCCACCACCGGCGTCACCCTGGCCGCCAAGTCCTCGAAGATCCTGCCCTTCACGCTGACCGTCCCCGCCGACGCCAAGCCCGGCGACCACGTCGGCGGCATCATGCTGTCGCTGACGACGCAGGCCGCGGACGCCAAGGGCGGCCAGATCGCGGTCGAGTCCCGCGTCGGGACGCGGCTGCAGGTGCGCGTCCCCGGAACGCTGAAGGCACAGCTGACCGTGAGCCACATATCAACGTCCTACCACGCCTCCTCGAACCCGTTCGGCGGCGGCACGATGACCGTGTCCTACACCGTCGCGAACACCGGGAACGTCCGGCTGTCGGGAACACAGAAGGTGCACGTCACCAGCCTGTTCGGCGGCTCCAAGCCCAGCCTGCCCCTCGCCAACGTCAAGGAACTGCTGCCCGGCGACCAGGAGCGGGTGACGGCGACGGTGAAGTCGGTGCTGCCGTCCTTCAGCTCCACGGCGCACATCTCGGTCGTGCCGACACCGGTCGTCGGGGACATCGATCCGGTGCTGGCAGCCGTGGACGAGAGCGCGTCGGTGGCGACGATCCCGTGGCCCATGATCCTGCTGCTCCTGGCGCTCGGCGCTTTCGGCGGCGTGTGGGTGTGGCGGCGGCGGGTGCGGGTGCGGGTGCGTAAGCAGCAGGCCGCGAAGGCGAAAGCGAAAGCCGCGAAGACTGCTCCGGCGAAGAAGACCGCGGTGCCTGCCACTGCCGCCGCCACTGCCACTGCCGGCGCCGCGTCGAAGGCGGAAAGCGGAAAGGCAGAGGACGTATGA
- a CDS encoding sugar ABC transporter substrate-binding protein, translating to MRHSIIRSLAVGAVAALALGACSSGTGGSAKGRKPYIGVILPDTTSSARWATQDQPALAAAFKAKNVKYDIQNAQGNKTQFQAIADHMLKEGVNILMIVDLDAATGTAVLAKARQQGVPTIDYDRLTLGGGADYYVSFDNVDVGELQGQGLVACLGGTKKPVVAEVNGSPTDNNATLFAQGYNSVLNPLYADGTFIKGPNQSTTDWKNDIAGQNFAKMLAEAPNIGGVLVANDGMAQAVIGVLKQHHLNGRVQVTGQDATVAGLQSVLVGDQCMTIFKDSVKEANAAAELATALATGGSASSANTMVADSVTGKLVASVMLTPEAIVKQNVGDVISAGAVTKAQVCTPEFAEACTANGIK from the coding sequence ATGAGACACTCGATCATCCGCTCCCTGGCAGTCGGCGCCGTCGCGGCGCTCGCGCTCGGAGCGTGCAGCTCCGGCACCGGCGGATCAGCCAAGGGGCGCAAGCCGTACATCGGCGTGATCCTGCCCGACACCACGTCCTCCGCCCGCTGGGCGACGCAGGACCAGCCGGCTCTGGCCGCGGCGTTCAAAGCCAAGAACGTCAAGTACGACATCCAGAACGCGCAGGGCAACAAGACCCAGTTCCAGGCGATCGCCGACCACATGCTCAAGGAGGGCGTCAACATCCTGATGATCGTCGACCTGGACGCCGCCACGGGCACCGCGGTGCTGGCCAAGGCGCGGCAGCAGGGCGTGCCGACCATCGACTACGACCGCCTCACCCTGGGCGGCGGCGCGGACTACTACGTCAGCTTCGACAACGTGGACGTCGGCGAGCTCCAGGGGCAGGGTCTGGTGGCGTGCCTGGGCGGCACCAAGAAGCCGGTCGTGGCCGAGGTGAACGGCTCCCCCACGGACAACAACGCGACGCTGTTCGCACAGGGCTACAACTCCGTGCTCAACCCGCTCTACGCCGACGGCACGTTCATCAAGGGCCCGAACCAGTCCACCACCGACTGGAAGAACGACATCGCCGGCCAGAACTTCGCGAAGATGCTCGCCGAGGCGCCGAACATCGGCGGCGTGCTGGTGGCCAACGACGGCATGGCCCAGGCGGTGATCGGCGTCCTGAAGCAGCACCACCTCAACGGCAGGGTCCAGGTCACCGGTCAGGACGCGACCGTCGCCGGGCTGCAGTCGGTGCTGGTCGGCGACCAGTGCATGACCATCTTCAAGGACTCGGTGAAGGAGGCGAACGCCGCCGCCGAGCTGGCGACCGCCCTGGCCACCGGCGGTTCGGCGAGTTCGGCCAACACGATGGTCGCCGACAGCGTCACCGGCAAGCTCGTCGCGTCCGTGATGCTGACGCCGGAGGCCATCGTCAAGCAGAACGTGGGCGACGTCATCTCCGCCGGCGCGGTCACGAAGGCCCAGGTGTGCACCCCGGAATTCGCCGAGGCCTGCACGGCGAACGGCATCAAGTAG
- a CDS encoding substrate-binding domain-containing protein — MNQKTKKLAVIGAVGLFVLGAAGSAQADPSGAPQFRQLAGVGSDTTTPVMNALSNDLTVGGTKVIGSYDATGSTTIATQAGTTCSKIARPNGSGAGRTALLASLAAKDGCLQFSRSSSLTLTATGGAQLTYVPFALDGVTYAITGTDTLIPRNLDLATLQSIYTCDPTVVGTAPNFSITAMLPQAGSGTRSFWEGKMGITDADVVAGKYACITDKSNGQPIEEQDGRVLTDKAIIPYSIASYDAEESQTIQDVRGAAVLGAVGGVAAQQINSSFPVTREVYNVIPTADTATAPWSTTFVGSSSLVCADSSTITKFGFTVAPDCGSTTNVTAP; from the coding sequence GTGAACCAGAAGACGAAGAAGCTCGCCGTCATCGGCGCGGTCGGGCTGTTCGTGCTGGGCGCGGCCGGTTCGGCGCAGGCCGACCCGAGCGGCGCCCCGCAGTTCCGGCAGCTGGCCGGCGTCGGCTCGGACACCACCACCCCGGTGATGAACGCGCTGTCGAACGACCTCACCGTCGGCGGCACCAAGGTCATCGGCTCCTACGACGCCACCGGCTCGACGACGATCGCCACCCAGGCCGGCACGACCTGCTCGAAGATCGCCCGCCCGAACGGCTCCGGCGCCGGCCGCACCGCGCTGCTGGCCTCGCTGGCCGCCAAGGACGGCTGCCTGCAGTTCTCCCGCTCCTCCAGCCTGACCCTGACCGCCACCGGCGGCGCGCAGCTGACCTACGTGCCGTTCGCGCTGGACGGCGTGACCTACGCCATCACCGGCACCGACACGCTGATCCCGCGCAACCTGGACCTGGCCACGCTGCAGTCCATCTACACCTGCGACCCGACCGTGGTGGGCACCGCCCCGAACTTCTCCATCACCGCGATGCTGCCGCAGGCCGGATCGGGCACCCGCTCGTTCTGGGAGGGCAAGATGGGCATCACCGACGCGGACGTGGTCGCCGGCAAGTACGCCTGCATCACCGACAAGTCCAACGGCCAGCCCATCGAGGAGCAGGACGGCCGCGTCCTGACCGACAAGGCGATCATCCCCTACTCCATCGCGTCGTACGACGCCGAGGAGTCGCAGACCATCCAGGACGTCCGCGGTGCCGCGGTCCTGGGCGCCGTCGGCGGGGTCGCCGCGCAGCAGATCAACTCCAGCTTCCCGGTCACGCGCGAGGTCTACAACGTGATCCCGACCGCGGACACCGCGACCGCGCCGTGGAGCACCACGTTCGTCGGCTCGTCCTCGCTGGTCTGCGCCGACTCCTCGACGATCACGAAGTTCGGCTTCACCGTCGCCCCCGACTGCGGGAGCACCACCAACGTCACCGCTCCGTAG
- a CDS encoding phosphate ABC transporter substrate-binding protein PstS, with the protein MNRHHPRRRRSPRGRLLLLSAALGLSAAQLLSPPTAGATQYAPIAGAGSTWAENAVNQWTSDVAQYGMQVSYTGSGSSDGRNQFKADPATVDFAISDIPYGSVDNGTLDTLPDKPFAYMPVVAGGTAFMYHLDIGGHRVTNLRLDDQTIAKIFTGGITTWNDPAIAKTNPGLTLPARQIIPVVRTDGSGTTAQLTGWMAAKYPGLWDSFCSAAGRVVSPHCGSTSFFPPAPAGSAFISQSLDSGVAGYVAQPTSEGAITYTEYSYALQSGFPVAKMLNAAGYYTLPTASNVAVSLTQAQIDNDASDPTKYLTENLANVYGYSDPRTYPLSSYSYMIVPLSTAPPFNTAKGVTLSAFDYYLLCQGQSTMAPLGYSPLPINLVQAGFNQIRKIPGAVVQNIVISSCNNPTFSSSGVNTLVASAPDPPSCDKNGATQCAADGVTAVPGGGSSGGSHGGSSGGGSGGSGGSSGGSGGGGGTSGGGTAGGVASGPSNGNPSAHPSSTSNVITVPTTPSSPPVSLDGADAVAVPVSVGTSLGDSVGAYLAAAAATLLLTTVFGPPLVSRLRKGRRS; encoded by the coding sequence ATGAACCGCCACCACCCGCGGCGCCGTCGATCGCCGCGCGGCAGGCTCCTGCTGCTCTCCGCCGCCCTCGGCTTGTCCGCCGCACAACTCCTGAGCCCGCCGACCGCCGGGGCGACGCAGTACGCGCCGATCGCCGGCGCCGGATCGACCTGGGCCGAGAACGCCGTCAACCAGTGGACCAGCGACGTCGCGCAGTACGGCATGCAGGTCAGCTACACCGGCTCCGGCTCCTCCGACGGCCGCAACCAGTTCAAGGCGGACCCGGCGACGGTCGACTTCGCGATCTCCGACATCCCCTACGGCTCGGTCGACAACGGGACCCTGGACACGTTGCCGGACAAGCCGTTCGCGTACATGCCGGTGGTGGCCGGCGGCACGGCGTTCATGTACCACCTGGACATCGGCGGCCACCGCGTGACGAACCTGCGCCTGGACGACCAGACGATCGCGAAGATCTTCACCGGCGGCATCACGACCTGGAACGATCCGGCGATCGCGAAGACCAACCCCGGTCTGACGCTGCCGGCCCGGCAGATCATCCCGGTCGTGCGCACCGACGGCTCCGGCACCACCGCGCAGCTGACCGGCTGGATGGCCGCCAAGTATCCCGGGCTGTGGGACTCGTTCTGCTCGGCGGCGGGCCGCGTGGTCTCCCCGCACTGCGGCTCGACCTCGTTCTTCCCGCCGGCGCCCGCCGGATCGGCGTTCATCTCGCAGTCGCTGGACTCCGGGGTCGCAGGCTACGTCGCGCAGCCCACCTCGGAGGGCGCGATCACGTACACCGAGTACTCCTACGCGCTCCAGTCCGGATTCCCGGTCGCGAAGATGCTCAACGCCGCCGGCTACTACACGCTGCCGACCGCCTCGAACGTCGCGGTGTCCCTGACGCAGGCACAGATCGACAACGACGCCTCGGATCCCACGAAGTACCTCACCGAGAACCTGGCAAACGTCTACGGGTACTCAGATCCGCGGACCTACCCGCTGTCCAGCTACAGCTACATGATCGTGCCGCTGTCCACCGCCCCGCCGTTCAACACCGCCAAGGGTGTGACGCTCAGCGCCTTCGACTACTACCTGCTGTGTCAGGGCCAGAGCACGATGGCGCCGCTGGGTTACTCGCCGCTGCCGATCAACCTGGTGCAGGCGGGGTTCAACCAGATCCGGAAGATCCCCGGGGCGGTCGTGCAGAACATCGTGATCTCCTCCTGCAACAACCCCACGTTCTCCTCGAGCGGGGTCAACACTCTGGTGGCGAGCGCCCCGGACCCGCCGTCGTGTGACAAGAACGGCGCCACGCAGTGCGCCGCCGACGGCGTGACCGCGGTCCCGGGAGGCGGCTCGTCGGGCGGATCCCACGGTGGCTCCTCCGGGGGCGGTTCCGGCGGATCCGGTGGCTCCAGCGGAGGATCCGGCGGCGGTGGCGGAACCTCAGGCGGTGGGACGGCCGGTGGCGTCGCAAGCGGACCCAGCAACGGCAATCCATCGGCGCATCCGAGCTCGACCAGCAACGTCATCACCGTGCCGACGACCCCGAGCTCTCCCCCGGTCTCGCTCGACGGCGCCGACGCCGTCGCGGTCCCGGTCTCTGTCGGCACGTCGCTCGGCGACTCGGTCGGCGCCTACCTCGCAGCGGCTGCGGCGACTCTGCTGCTGACGACCGTGTTCGGTCCGCCTCTGGTGTCCCGCCTACGGAAGGGGCGCCGATCATGA
- a CDS encoding S53 family peptidase, protein MKTRIRILTALAAGAAAALGLAAPAVAAPTHGGGGTKPSGGTSVAVCAAATPGHASCFARLRTDVHGGSGVRGAAAGRSKPANAAPPTGLSPADLRAAYNLPSTGGAGQTVAIVDAGAEPNIESDLAVYRATYGLPACTTANGCFQVANQRGAASPLPPDQGWGVEIALDVDMVSAACPQCHILLVEADDASNENLAASVDTAVALGATEVSNSYGGPEASDSAQVASHYSHPGVAILASTGDSGYQPANAPAVYGSVIAVGGTTLTRAATSRGWSESAWSGAGSGCSAWFAKPAWQQDANCPGRMTADVSADADPNTGPAIYCTDGCPGWGVVGGTSVSSPFLAGVVALAGHPGRFPDASYLYAHASGLNDVVGGNNSVSGMDCGGDYQCNAVADYDGPTGLGTPNGLAAF, encoded by the coding sequence ATGAAAACGCGAATAAGAATCCTGACGGCACTCGCTGCCGGTGCGGCCGCGGCTCTGGGTCTCGCCGCTCCGGCGGTCGCGGCGCCGACGCACGGCGGCGGCGGAACGAAACCCAGCGGTGGCACCTCGGTCGCGGTGTGCGCGGCGGCCACTCCCGGTCACGCGAGCTGCTTCGCCCGGCTGCGTACCGACGTCCACGGCGGGAGCGGCGTGCGCGGTGCGGCAGCCGGCCGCTCCAAGCCGGCGAATGCCGCGCCGCCGACCGGCCTGAGCCCGGCCGATCTGCGCGCCGCCTACAACTTGCCCTCCACCGGTGGCGCGGGGCAGACGGTGGCGATCGTCGATGCCGGCGCCGAGCCGAACATCGAATCCGATCTCGCCGTCTACCGCGCCACCTACGGACTGCCGGCGTGCACGACGGCGAACGGCTGCTTCCAGGTGGCGAACCAGCGCGGCGCGGCCTCCCCGCTGCCGCCGGACCAGGGCTGGGGTGTGGAGATCGCGCTCGACGTGGACATGGTGTCGGCGGCGTGCCCGCAGTGCCACATCCTGCTCGTCGAAGCCGACGACGCCTCGAACGAGAACCTGGCCGCCAGTGTGGACACCGCGGTGGCGCTGGGAGCGACCGAGGTGTCCAACAGCTACGGCGGTCCCGAAGCCTCGGACTCCGCTCAGGTGGCCTCGCACTACTCCCACCCCGGAGTCGCGATCCTGGCCTCGACCGGCGACAGCGGCTATCAGCCGGCGAACGCCCCGGCGGTCTACGGCAGCGTCATCGCCGTCGGCGGAACCACGCTGACCCGCGCCGCGACCAGCCGCGGCTGGAGCGAGAGCGCGTGGTCGGGCGCCGGCAGCGGCTGCTCGGCGTGGTTCGCCAAGCCGGCCTGGCAGCAGGACGCCAACTGCCCCGGACGCATGACGGCTGACGTCTCGGCGGACGCCGACCCGAACACGGGACCTGCGATCTACTGCACCGACGGTTGCCCGGGGTGGGGCGTCGTCGGCGGGACCAGCGTCTCCTCGCCCTTCCTCGCCGGCGTCGTGGCGCTCGCCGGACACCCCGGGCGGTTCCCCGACGCCTCGTACCTCTACGCGCACGCCTCCGGCCTCAACGACGTGGTCGGCGGGAACAACTCGGTGAGCGGGATGGACTGCGGCGGCGACTACCAGTGCAACGCGGTGGCCGACTACGACGGTCCGACCGGACTGGGGACGCCGAACGGCTTGGCGGCTTTCTGA
- a CDS encoding sortase — translation MNAHPSRQSSNDGFEEDTDIETDSDTGIDAAARSDAAVDGGRGGTTKADPDGDAEAGGDDSGDGKVDRSGEADTGSEAEADGDGHGDSGSSGDTSGISETGRGGDGDGDAEIADGEGSESEPAPSRLRLFASRVGARQPLRSLLRLIRWVRSLVPSWLDRPFVLRAAGVAVCTVGVGLSTFVAEVGVLGRFEHRRDQQVAYAAFRAELAAGTAPIGGRDFRGVMLRAGVPVAVLAIPSVGVDEVVGEGTGAAVLESGPGLRRDTVLPGQAGTSVIMARASGYGGPFRYLDQLQPGDRVEVTTGQGVADYRVSDVRRRGDPEPARLHGQLGRLTLVTASGAAYTPNGALYVDADLISDVQPTPPAPVPHPGAEESAMGEDRYARPDVAAWTAVLAGATVLAFWAGPRWGRAKTWLVAVPVLLVVGLTLADRIALLLPNLT, via the coding sequence ATGAACGCGCACCCAAGCAGACAGAGTTCGAACGACGGCTTCGAGGAAGACACGGACATCGAGACGGACTCTGACACTGGGATCGATGCAGCAGCCAGGTCCGATGCCGCGGTCGATGGCGGTCGCGGTGGCACTACCAAGGCCGATCCAGATGGCGACGCCGAGGCCGGTGGCGATGACAGTGGCGATGGCAAGGTCGATCGCAGTGGCGAGGCCGATACCGGTAGCGAGGCCGAGGCCGATGGCGACGGTCATGGCGATAGCGGTAGCAGTGGCGATACCAGTGGCATTAGCGAGACTGGTCGCGGTGGCGATGGCGATGGCGATGCCGAGATCGCAGATGGCGAGGGATCGGAATCCGAGCCCGCCCCCAGCCGCCTCCGCCTTTTCGCGTCGCGCGTCGGCGCGCGCCAGCCGCTTCGGTCCTTGCTGCGGCTGATTCGGTGGGTGCGTTCCCTGGTTCCGTCGTGGCTGGACAGGCCGTTTGTGCTGCGTGCGGCTGGGGTTGCGGTGTGCACGGTGGGGGTTGGTCTTTCGACGTTTGTCGCTGAGGTGGGTGTGCTGGGGCGGTTTGAGCATCGGCGTGATCAGCAGGTTGCGTATGCGGCTTTTCGTGCTGAGCTTGCTGCGGGGACGGCGCCGATTGGTGGGCGGGATTTTCGGGGTGTGATGTTGCGGGCGGGGGTGCCGGTGGCGGTCTTGGCGATTCCGAGTGTCGGGGTTGATGAGGTTGTCGGGGAGGGGACTGGTGCGGCGGTTTTGGAGTCCGGGCCGGGTTTGCGGCGGGACACCGTCTTGCCGGGGCAGGCGGGGACGAGTGTGATCATGGCGCGTGCCTCGGGGTACGGCGGTCCGTTCCGGTATCTCGACCAGTTGCAGCCTGGGGATCGCGTCGAGGTGACGACCGGTCAGGGGGTGGCGGACTACCGCGTCTCGGATGTCCGGCGGCGCGGCGACCCGGAACCTGCGCGGCTGCATGGCCAGTTGGGCCGCCTGACTCTGGTCACCGCGTCCGGTGCCGCGTATACGCCGAATGGTGCGTTGTACGTCGATGCCGACCTGATCTCGGACGTTCAGCCGACCCCGCCGGCTCCGGTTCCGCATCCCGGCGCTGAGGAGTCCGCGATGGGCGAGGACCGGTACGCGCGGCCTGATGTCGCCGCCTGGACCGCGGTGTTGGCGGGCGCGACGGTTTTGGCGTTCTGGGCCGGGCCGCGGTGGGGGCGGGCCAAGACGTGGCTGGTCGCTGTGCCGGTGCTGCTTGTCGTGGGGCTGACGCTCGCGGACCGGATCGCCCTGCTGTTGCCGAATCTGACCTGA